Part of the Candidatus Thermoplasmatota archaeon genome is shown below.
ACATTTGCGCCACGTGTTATATCCCGCTGGAAAACAAACTTTATTTGAACCCGGAATAATATGCAGTTTTAACAACACACTTCGAGATGTTTGCTGTACTGCGTGTGAATAATCCATAGTCCTCCATCAGCAATAGTTCTTTTATGAAGATGTTAATTTGAGGATCGCTTCAGCGATGTCGCCATTCGTTTCTTTCAAAGCTTTTCGTGCTTCTTCTTCAGATTTACCGGTTTGCTCCATGATTAGTTTAATATCTTCTTTTTGTGTATCTACCGTTTTATCAATGATCTTTGGAGTGCCCATGATCTGATACGTTTTTTGCCCTTGAACATCCATGACAGTTACTTCAACTTGATCAAAAATATACTCTTTTGAATCGGTTTGAATGATTACTTTCTGAACATTTTCAATATTCTTAACATTGATACCTAACCGTTTCATCATCTGATTCATCTGACGCGGATTTATCCGTCCTGGCATCATAAGAATATCCCTCAGTTCTTTCGAAGGATATATAGCCTTCTAATCGTTTAACACTTTTGGTATGCTCAACGCAAAAGAAATTCATGTTTTGGATAGAAATGCTGAGTATTTTGGAGTGCCAACCAGTCAACTTATGGAGAATGCCGGCAAGGCAGTCGCAGAATTTATTGCATTAAAATTTAAACTTGACCATAAAAAGATTCTCATATTTTGCGGGTCTGGAAATAACGGTGGCGATGGTTTGGTTGCTGCTCGATATCTTCATGAGCAACATGCGAAAGTATCGGTCTTTCTTGCAGCTGATGAAATGAAGACAGATATCTCTCAAGTAAATTACACAAAGGTGAAACAACTAGGAATCCGTATATACACTTTGGATGATTTTAATCAAGTTGATGATCTTATTCGTGATCATGAACTCCTCGTTGATGCCCTTCTAGGTATCGGTGTCGAAGGAATACTTCGAGAGCCATATTCCATCCTTGTCCACAAAATTAACTCATCACACGATAAGACAATCATCTCAGTTGATGTTCCAACCGGATTCGGAACAAACCTTTCAGTTAAACCTCATTTTACCATTACTTTTCATGATATGAAAGAAGGTATGAATCACGAAAATTCAGGTTATATTCATGTTTCTGATATCGGTATCCCTCTTCAAGCAGTACAGTACGTTGGACCTGGAGATGTATCAGTATATTATCCTCGTCCAAAAAAGCAATCCCATAAAGGAGAGAATGGCGTTGTTCTGATCATTGGTGGGGGACCATATACAGGGGCACCTGCTCTAGCGGGTTTAGCATGTCTTCGAACAGGCGCAGATCTTGTATATATTGCAACTCCACAACGATCTTGGTCGATCGTTGCTTCGTTTTCACCAAATCTCATTGTCCAGGATTTATCTGATGAGTATCTCAAAGAACAGGATATTTCTAAAATTAAACAATTTCTTCCCCATTGTACTGCGGTTTTGCTCGGTCCGGGTTTAGGAAGCAAACATGAAACCGAAAATGCTATTTACCAACTGCTTAAACTGTGTGTTGCAGAACAAAAACCTCTTGTTGTTGATGCTGATGCAATATCTGTTGTTGGTAAACATCGTGATATACTGAAAAATACATCTACTGTTGTCACGCCTCATGCCGGCGAATTTCAAAAACTCACAGGAGTTGAACTTCCTGTTGACGTCATGACTCGGGTTAAGATTGTTGATGAATGGGCGCGTACGCTTGGTATCACGGTTTTTTTAAAAGGTCCGATTGACATTCTTAGTAATGGTTTTGATCATAAACAAAATATTGTTCACAATGAGGCTATGACGGTTGGTGGTACTGGTGATGTTCTTGCAGGAATCATCAGTTGTCTATTAGCAAAAGGAGTACAACCATTCCACGCAGTACGGATTGCAGCTTTTCTTAATGGTGAGGCTGGGAACTTAGCGTTTAAGAAAAAATCGTATGGTCTTCTAGCAACTGATATCATTGATGAAATTCCAGAGGTATTGAAAAAATATTTATAACGACGCGGTTATCGATGAATCGTATGCAGAAACGAGCATGGATTTTTATTGGTACAATCCTTATTTTAGCAATTTGTGTACTGCTTGGTGTTTCGCATATCTTTTCACCAGTTTTTGTTATTGAAGATGACCTACGTCCAACAACAACAGCGGTTTTTACAGGAAAAACACAGATAACAGGTACATTTCAAGGTTTTTTATATACTGATCTTCCTGAAAATCTGCTTGTAGATAAGATTTTTGTTTTTCCTATATTTGGACCATGTATAATTCAAGATGTCAATACAGTTAAAGTTCTGAATCTAAAAGAATTATCTTCGGCGTCATTTCTTGACGTTCTAGAAATCATAAAAAGTGCACCGACATTTTCTGACGTAACGATTCGCTCTGACGATCATCCCTTTCTTCTTGGAACATCGTACGGAACTCTTGAGATTAATTCAAATCTTCAATATGCAATCACTGCGCAACTGACCCTTGATATTTCCGGAGTAAAAAATACATTTTTAGCTGTGCTCTCATCATCAAATTTACCGTTACACTATCAAGGAGAACAAGCGTTTCTCATGCCATTGTATGAGAATAGTACGCTTCAAATTATGGCTGACAACGGGGACATCCTCTGGGAAGGAACGCAATTAGATTCGATCGTACTCTTAGAAGATGCAGATTTTATTTATACGCAGCAATCGCCGCTGTATCTTTTTCCTATCATAGCGCAAACTACGCCACAGACTATTCATTGCCTCATAGCACCTGCAGATGTACATCATATTGACATTCCCCATCTCCTTTCAGAGACCACCAACATAACAAAAACAATGAATGCCTCGTCGTTTATGGAAAAGATCCACGAGTTTGATGTTTTGATTGATCTTGCTCCATCGTTTATTAATGGTAATCTGATTCTTATCGAACCTCACCATGCTGTTTATATTGATGAAAACCTTCACGAATTAACAAATATTGGTTTTGCACGAACTAACAAAATTAATGTGACTATTTCAGCGAGCAATCAATCATCAATAGCCCATATCCATGGTGAATCTAGACTCTTTTTTCTAGATGATCATCTCTATACCCCGGCAACAGAAAATAATGCTGGTTTCTACCTGCTGACGTTTATCATCTTGATATGGATCATTGGTTTGATATCGTATGTCCTTGTTCGGTTCTATCCTCGTAACATCTATCAAGAAACTCTCGATCAATCATTAAAAAAATATTCACTCGTCTTCCACATTGTTTTCCTCGTTGTTATCTTTGTACTTGTTGATTTTGAACTACAATATCAACTTGGTCTCAGTCTGCTATCAACACTTATGAACCATGCTCCCCCATTGATAGTTTTCATCCTTTTTGTCTTTCAAATGATACTTTGGCTTTCTGGTTATCTCTTTCTTGCTGTGCCACTCAGACTTTTTATTCAATCAGTCTTTCGAGTTATTGGTGTCCAGGGAGGTAAAGGAATTTACAAAGGGATCAGTCTAATCGGGATTTTGATTTTTGCTGTTTTGTACACACAAGTCGTGCTGAATCTTGTTTTATTGATGGTTCAGCCTGGAAAATTTTTTCATATCTGGTGAACTATGTTACAGATTCAGCCAATACCTAATGAACCTGCATTACTCATTGAAAAGAATGAAATTCTTGTCATCGCTGATCTCCATATTGGCATTGAACATGAATTCTACCGACAGGGTGTTCATATATCATCACACACAAAAAAAATAACACAGCAAATAATGCAATTACTCAAAAAGTACAAACCGAAAAATGTCCTACTTCTCGGTGACATCAAACATACAATTCCTACGTCAACACATCATGAACAAAAAGAGATATCAACCCTTCTTGTATTAATGCAGCAGTATAGTACGGTTCACCTTGTTCCAGGTAACCATGACGGAGGCATCAAAGCACTGTTACCACCAGGTATCATTCTTCATCCCTCAGATGGGTGCATTCTTCAAAATATTGGTTTTATCCATGGGCATCGTTGGCCGAAACAAGAACTTTTGGCTCAAGAATGTATTATCATAGGGCATACCCATCCAAGCATCCAATTCACAGATCGTCAGGGATATAAAACATATGAGCCGTGTTGGCTTCGTGGAAAAACCATAAACATGCCCTCGGTCAAACGATATGCTCATCTACGTACAAATCCTATGATCATAGTCCTTCCAGCATACAATCGACTTTGTGGTAGTATTGCAGTAAACAGAGAACCTCTTGCGGGACCGTTTGCACAACTCCTTAACCGAGTGCAAACCGATGTTTATCTTCTTGATGGATCGCTGCTCGGAAAACTTAAAGATATCAAATAATCAAATTTAAATAATACTATGATAATACGAGTAAAACTTACCTAAGGTAGCGATGTTTCATGGTACTCAATGCTTCGGAAAATATTCGTCAACTATTTGCTGCTTTTCTGTTATTATTATTACCCTGGATTGTGATCCTACTTCTTATGATATTAAATATTGAGAATATCTGGGCGTATCTCTTAAGTATTTCTTGGTTTGGTTCTGGCGTTATTTTTTTCCAAAGCTTGTACTACTGATCTTTCGATGATTTAGACGTTATCCCTTGATTTTTTAAAACCAAAATCATTTAAATTACATTGTGTATTCTGTGTTCCTGTTGGTCTGGATGGTTAATTATATTATTGTCACTGGCGGGGTTATCTCAGGATTAGGAAAAGGTATCACAACAGCGTCGATCGGCAAAATTTTACAATTCCATGGGTATAAAGTCACCGCAATCAAAATTGATCCATACATAAACTTTGATGCAGGGACGCTTCGACCAACTGAACATGGTGAGGTGTGGGTTACTGAAGATGGCGGTGAAATCGACCAAGATCTTGGTCATTATGAGCGTTTTCTCGACGTTAATATTCTCAAATGCAATAATATTACCACAGGACAAGTATATAGCGCGGTTATCGAAAAAGAACGTCAAGGTAAATATCTCGGGAAAACTGTACAACCGATACCTCATGTCACCGACGAAATTAAACGGCGAATTCGGCAGCCTGCTCAAGAGGGAAAATATGATTTCGTAATTGTCGAGATTGGGGGGACTGTTGGTGATTACGAAAATATTTTGTTTTTAGAAGCAGTTCGTCAAATGAAACAAGAAGGTGATAAAGTTCTGTATGTGCATGTCACCTATGTTCCTGTCCTCGAATCGCTTGGGGAGGCAAAAACGAAACCAACGCAACATTCCGTTAAACTGCTCCGTGAGGTTGGTATTCAAGCTGATTTTATTGTTGCCCGTTCAGAAAAACCACTCGATGATGTACGAAAAGAAAAAATTGCCTTGTTTTGTAATATTCATCAAGATGATGTAATCTCTGATTCAAATATCGATAATGTGTATGCTGTACCGCTCCTTTTTGAAGAACAAGAACTGTGTAAAAAAATACTCCGCAAATTACATCTCCGAAAACAACAACGTGATTTAAAACAATGGAAAAATTATATTGCAAAGATCCGTCGGATTAACCGACAAATAAAAATTGGTATTGTCGGAAAATATTTTGATATCGGTGCGTATCAGTTATCTGATTCGTACATATCAGTTATCGAAGCAGTTAAACATGCTGCGTGGAACAATAACCTTGCTCCTCAAATAGAATGGATTGACTCGAAAATATTTGAAAAACAACCTGAAGAGATCCGTACTCTAAGTCAGTTTGATGGCATTATTGTTCCAGGGGGATTTGGTTTGTCAGGAATCGAAGGAAAAATTACAACAATTCGATATGCTCGGGAAAACAACATTCCATATCTTGGATTATGTCTTGGTATGCAACTTGCAGTTGTTGAATATGCACGAAATAAATGTAATCTTAAACAAGCGAACACAACTGAAGTCGATAAAAATACGGCATATCCTGTGATCGACTTTATTCCTGATCAAGTGAAACTTATCCGAGAATCTAGATATGGTGCAACCATGCGTCTTGGTGCGTATCCTGCAGTGTTACAAGAAAACACTTTGGTCTATCAATTATACGGGAAAACGACAGTGTATGAACGTCACCGTCATCGATATGAAGTTAATCCTCAATATGTTGAAATTCTTGAACAAAATGGCCTTGTGTTTTCTGGTCGATCACCTGATGGTATTCTCATGGAGTTTTTAGAATTGTCTGGTCATCCTTTTTTTGTTGCGACACAAGCTCATCCTGAATTTAAATCACGACCTATGAAGCCTGCTCCTTTGTTTGATGGTTTGATCAAAGCAGCAAAAAAGAAAACCAGATAGTTTTTTACGACAATCTTGATGTTGAACGGTTGTTGGGACTGTGAAGGTGTTGTGTCAACCAAGATCGCAAACAGCATTCATTAAGGAGATGAAAGAGGTATTAAGGCAGTAAAGAAACCGAATTTAGACTTGTCAAAACTAACATTTCTTCTCCTAGAACATGGTGGCGATGTCACTTTACTTTACAGAGAGACAATATTTATATAGCGGGAAGGCTAATAGTATAGTAATTAAAAAAAATCTGAATGAGTGCGTGATAAACAATTGCACTAATCTACTGTATGTGATGTTTGGGGGAATGACGTGCTATGAATATTACCTTGCTTCCAAGACTATTAAGTTTTTTTCTTATACAACTCTTAATATTTTCTATTTTTTTACCGTCAACTTCTCGGGCGCAGGTTCCTCCTGATGAGCCAAAAATACCAGGACATATATCTCAAGAACGGTTACAGCTTATCCAAAATTTAATACTTCCTGAAAAAAGAATCCCTCCACCTGACGTTATATATCCCATGGCTCAAAATGATATTGTTGTTCAAATCGTCGAACAGCTCAATGCAACAATTCTCCTTAAATATCTTGAGAACTTAACTGCATTTGGACCTCGGGTAACTCAGACACAAGCATGTATCGACGCTGGAACTTATATTTATGATCAATTTAAAAAGATGGGCCTCCAGGTACGCTATCACAATTGGTCAAATGAAGGATACTATGGAAGTAATATTGAGGCGCAATTAAGTCCCCATGATCCTGAGACTGATGAAATTTTCCTTATTTGTGGTCATTATGATAGTGTTAGCGGAAGCCCTGGTGCAGATGATGATGGGTCTGGTGTTGCAATAACACTTGCTGCAGCTGAGATACTCTCAAAATATACTGTAAATAAAACCGTTCGATTTGTTGCTTTTTCTGGAGAAGAACAAGGGCTGCTTGGAAGTGAACGATATGCGCAGGAAGTAGCGGCAAATAACGATAATATCATCGCCGTGTTGAATGCTGATATGATTGGATTTGCGCTCACTTATTCAGATGGCCAAAAAATAAAGATTTATGCTGACACGCCGTCGCTTTGGATTACCCAGTATATGACTAATATCAGCCAAACGTATCATGAGTATATTGATCTTACTGTTCTTCCGAGTGGAACAACCTCAGGTAGTGATCATTACTATTTCTGGGTTTATGGGTACTATGCAATCTTTGAGCACGAGTATAACTTTAATGATTACTACCATTCATCGCAAGATACTATTCAACATATGAACTTATCATATACGGTGAAAACATCTCGACTTTTACTTGCAACTTTAGCTGAATTGTTAGAAACAGATGTTGTACCACCACCACTTCCAGTTCTTGAGATTAGCAATATCCAAGGTGGCAAAGGAATAACAGCAGAGATTACGAACATCGGTCTTGGCACTGCAACCAATGTCACGTATACCATTGAAATTACTGGGGGTCTTTTTATCTCTCAGCGCTTTGAAACCGGTACACTTGGAACACTGCTTGCGACAGAATCAAACCGTCTCCATTTTTATTTTAAAGGAATCGGATTAGGTATCTTTTCACTTCTTCCGACCATTACCATAACGGCGACCTGTGATGAAAGCGTGTCAACTCAATCTGTGGTAAAAGCCCAGGTTTTCTTCAGTCAGATAACACTTCGCTAACACCAATATTTTTATTACTTTTTGATCTGATATACTGGTCGATAGCTCGTGCAGCCTTTTTTCCAGCACCCATCGCAAGAATAACAGTTGCTGCACCCGTTGCAATATCACCACCAGCAAATAATCCTGGAATCGACGTCCGTCCGTTCTCATCGGTGATGATATTTCCATGCTTTCCAATCTGTAAGCCTTTCATTGTCTGCGGAATTAAAGGATTAGGACTCTGACCAATTGCGATTAGTGCTGTATCAATCTTCATTTTTTCCTCGGAGCCAGGAATAGGGATGGGACGTCTCCGACCAGAATCATCAGGTTCTCCAAGCTGCATTTTGATAAATTCAACTTCGGTTAAATGACCTTCTTCATCTCCAATGAATCGGACCGGGTTTGTCAGTAACATAAAAATCACGCCTTCTTCTTTTGCATGGTGAATTTCTTCAGCACGCGCAGGCATCTCTGCTTCAGTTCGACGGTACAGCACATATGATTTTTCAGCACCAAGACGGAGCGCTGTTCGAGCGCAATCCATAGCAACATTGCCAGCGCCAAACGTTGCAACCTTCTTTCCAATCTTTATCGGAGTATCAGACGTCGGAAAATCATACGCTTTCATCAAATTAACTCGAGTTAAAAATTCATTTGCCGAATACACTCCATCAAGATTCTCCCCAGGGATATTGAGCCAATTTGGAAGACCTGCACCGGTTCCAATAAAGACAGCATCATACTCTTTCAACAACTCATCTACAGTAATTGTTTTCCCAACGACAACATCATAAATAATATTCACACCTAATTTGGTTATATAATCAACTTCAGCTTCAACGATTTTTTTTGGCAAGCGAAATTCAGGGATACCATACATCAGCACGCCACCAGGAGCATGTAATGCTTCAAACACAGTAACAGTATACCCCATCTTTGCCAAATCAGCTGCACAGGTAAGACCAGCGGGACCAGCACCTACAACAGCAACCTTCTTCCCAAGCAATGGTTGCTTTTGTGGAATTTTAACGCCTTTCTCTCGTTCGTAATCAGCGATAAAACGTTCGAGACGACCGATACCTACTGGCTCGCCAATTTTTTTTAGAGTACATTCTCCCTCACATTGTGTTTCATACGGACAAACTCTGCCTGATATAGCAGGGAGGTTATTTTTTGCTTTAATGATTTCAGCTGCTTTTTCAAAATCACCTGAGGCGATACAAGCAATGAAACCAGGGATGTCAATTTCCACAGGGCAACCATTCATGCATGGTTTATTTTTACATTGCAGACACCGTTTTGCTTCTTCAACTGCAATTTCTTTACTGTATCCATACGGTACTTCTTTGAAATTTTTTATCCGTTCTTGTGGTGTTTGTTCAGGCATCTCATGTTTTGTTTTTCGAACGTTCATACGACCACACCCGCTAACCTACAGGCTTCACCTTCTTCATGGATAAACCTGCGGTTCCGGAGCATAAGATTTTCATAATCAACCTTGTGGCCATCAAACTCAGGGCCATCGACACATGCGAACTTTACCTTTCCATCAACTGAAACGCGACAACCACCACACATTCCAGTCCCGTCAACCATAATTGGATTTAAACTCACCAATGTTTTAATATTATATTTCTTCGTTAACTCTGATACAACCTTCATCATAATAATAGGACCGATTGCCATCACCATATTCACGTTTTCTTTTTTTTCGATGATCTCTTGTACTACATCACTGACAAAACCTTTGTGACCTTTTGAACCATCATCTGTAGTAACATAAAATTCGTCACTAAACTGAGCGATTTCTTCTTCTAATATCAAAAGTTTTTTCGTCTTTGCTCCAAGGATCGATATTACATAATTGCCGGCTTGTTTCAACGCTTTTACAATAGGATACAACGGTGCAATACCAACACCACCACCAACACAAACCACAGTACCATATTTTCTTATATCTGAGGGCGCACCAAGCGGTCCAACAAAATTAAGAATGCTGTCTCCAACATTTAGAGTTCCTAGCTGTTGTGTTGTCTTACCAACCTCTAAAAAGATAATCGTAATCGTTCCGTGATCTCGGTCAAAATCAGCGATAGTTAGCGGAATGCGTTCTCCTTTTTCATCAATGCGAAGAATGATAAACTGACCTGGTTGAGCCTTTGCGGCAACAAGTGGGGCTTTGATTTTCATCATTTTTACCGTATCAGATAAAATCTTTTTTTCAAGTATTTCATACATAATGAACACATTTTTTGTAGTACGTTTTCAGTAATTTTTTTGCTTCTTTAATACTTTGTGTTTTATGAATTCATCATTGTGTTATCTGATAAAAAAATTTTGTAAAAAAGATAAATATATCAAGAAAATAAAAAAAAGAAGGTAAGGTATGTTTAAATGACACCTTGATCCATCATTGCATCTGCTACTTTTACAAAGCCTGCAATGTTTGCTCCTCGGACATAGTCGATTTTATCTTTTGAGATCCTTCCGTATTTCACACACGCTTCATGAATATTTTTCATGATTTGTCGGAGCTGTTTGTCGACTTCGTCAGCAGACCAAGTGATGCGGATACTGTTTTGTGTCATTTCAAGACCTGAGACTGCGACGCCGCCCGCATTGACCGCTTTTCCAGGAGCATACATGATTTTCTCAACAAGAAGTTTTACCGCATCAGCAGTACATCCCATATTTGACGCCTCTGCAACAAGAATACATCCATTTTTAATCAATGTTTTTGCATCATTTACATCAAGTTCGTTCTGAGTTGCACAGGGCATAGCAATATCGCATTTTACTTCCCATGGCTTTTTCCCCGGATAAAATGGGACTTTGAATTTCTTTGCATAATCTTCCACACGATCATTGTTTGATGCCCGCATCTCAAGCATATAATCAATTTTTTCCCCTTTGATACCATCTTTATCATAAACGTATCCATCGGGACCAGAAAGAGTAACGACTTTACCACCAAGTTCGGTGATCTTCAGTGCTGCGCCCCATGCAACATTACCAAATCCTGAAAGTGTGACAATCTTTCCTTTGAAACTTTCATTTTTTAATGCCAGCATCTCTGCAGCAAAATAGGTTGCCCCATAACCAGTTGCTTCGGGTCGTATAAGGCTACCGCCCCAATTGACGCCTTTTCCGGTAAGTACCCCAGTAAATTCATTTCTCAGTTTTTTATACATGCCAAACATGTACCCGATCTCTCGACCGCCTACTCCAATATCTCCTGCGGGAACATCGGTGTTTGGGCCGATATGACGTGACAATTCAAGCATAAATGCTTGGCAGAAACGCATAATCTCTGCATCTGATTTGCCACGGGGATCAAAATCAGATCCTCCTTTTCCTCCACCCATTGGTAGACCAGTGAGGCTGTTTTTGAATATTTGTTCAAAACCCAGGAATTTTAAAATACTCAGGTTGACACTTGGATGGAAGCGTAAACCTCCTTTGTAAGGTCCGATTGCACTGTTAAATTCAACTCGATATCCTCGGTTTACTTGAATTTCTCCTTTGTCATCA
Proteins encoded:
- a CDS encoding sulfide/dihydroorotate dehydrogenase-like FAD/NAD-binding protein; translation: MYEILEKKILSDTVKMMKIKAPLVAAKAQPGQFIILRIDEKGERIPLTIADFDRDHGTITIIFLEVGKTTQQLGTLNVGDSILNFVGPLGAPSDIRKYGTVVCVGGGVGIAPLYPIVKALKQAGNYVISILGAKTKKLLILEEEIAQFSDEFYVTTDDGSKGHKGFVSDVVQEIIEKKENVNMVMAIGPIIMMKVVSELTKKYNIKTLVSLNPIMVDGTGMCGGCRVSVDGKVKFACVDGPEFDGHKVDYENLMLRNRRFIHEEGEACRLAGVVV
- the gdhA gene encoding NADP-specific glutamate dehydrogenase — its product is MDQKVQAFMDKVIQKNPGEKEFHQAVQEVVESLMPFIEKNPKYQKAKILERIVEPERVIMFRVPWVDDKGEIQVNRGYRVEFNSAIGPYKGGLRFHPSVNLSILKFLGFEQIFKNSLTGLPMGGGKGGSDFDPRGKSDAEIMRFCQAFMLELSRHIGPNTDVPAGDIGVGGREIGYMFGMYKKLRNEFTGVLTGKGVNWGGSLIRPEATGYGATYFAAEMLALKNESFKGKIVTLSGFGNVAWGAALKITELGGKVVTLSGPDGYVYDKDGIKGEKIDYMLEMRASNNDRVEDYAKKFKVPFYPGKKPWEVKCDIAMPCATQNELDVNDAKTLIKNGCILVAEASNMGCTADAVKLLVEKIMYAPGKAVNAGGVAVSGLEMTQNSIRITWSADEVDKQLRQIMKNIHEACVKYGRISKDKIDYVRGANIAGFVKVADAMMDQGVI
- a CDS encoding M28 family peptidase — translated: MNITLLPRLLSFFLIQLLIFSIFLPSTSRAQVPPDEPKIPGHISQERLQLIQNLILPEKRIPPPDVIYPMAQNDIVVQIVEQLNATILLKYLENLTAFGPRVTQTQACIDAGTYIYDQFKKMGLQVRYHNWSNEGYYGSNIEAQLSPHDPETDEIFLICGHYDSVSGSPGADDDGSGVAITLAAAEILSKYTVNKTVRFVAFSGEEQGLLGSERYAQEVAANNDNIIAVLNADMIGFALTYSDGQKIKIYADTPSLWITQYMTNISQTYHEYIDLTVLPSGTTSGSDHYYFWVYGYYAIFEHEYNFNDYYHSSQDTIQHMNLSYTVKTSRLLLATLAELLETDVVPPPLPVLEISNIQGGKGITAEITNIGLGTATNVTYTIEITGGLFISQRFETGTLGTLLATESNRLHFYFKGIGLGIFSLLPTITITATCDESVSTQSVVKAQVFFSQITLR
- a CDS encoding metallophosphoesterase, which gives rise to MLQIQPIPNEPALLIEKNEILVIADLHIGIEHEFYRQGVHISSHTKKITQQIMQLLKKYKPKNVLLLGDIKHTIPTSTHHEQKEISTLLVLMQQYSTVHLVPGNHDGGIKALLPPGIILHPSDGCILQNIGFIHGHRWPKQELLAQECIIIGHTHPSIQFTDRQGYKTYEPCWLRGKTINMPSVKRYAHLRTNPMIIVLPAYNRLCGSIAVNREPLAGPFAQLLNRVQTDVYLLDGSLLGKLKDIK
- a CDS encoding nascent polypeptide-associated complex protein, producing the protein MMPGRINPRQMNQMMKRLGINVKNIENVQKVIIQTDSKEYIFDQVEVTVMDVQGQKTYQIMGTPKIIDKTVDTQKEDIKLIMEQTGKSEEEARKALKETNGDIAEAILKLTSS
- a CDS encoding CTP synthase, giving the protein MVNYIIVTGGVISGLGKGITTASIGKILQFHGYKVTAIKIDPYINFDAGTLRPTEHGEVWVTEDGGEIDQDLGHYERFLDVNILKCNNITTGQVYSAVIEKERQGKYLGKTVQPIPHVTDEIKRRIRQPAQEGKYDFVIVEIGGTVGDYENILFLEAVRQMKQEGDKVLYVHVTYVPVLESLGEAKTKPTQHSVKLLREVGIQADFIVARSEKPLDDVRKEKIALFCNIHQDDVISDSNIDNVYAVPLLFEEQELCKKILRKLHLRKQQRDLKQWKNYIAKIRRINRQIKIGIVGKYFDIGAYQLSDSYISVIEAVKHAAWNNNLAPQIEWIDSKIFEKQPEEIRTLSQFDGIIVPGGFGLSGIEGKITTIRYARENNIPYLGLCLGMQLAVVEYARNKCNLKQANTTEVDKNTAYPVIDFIPDQVKLIRESRYGATMRLGAYPAVLQENTLVYQLYGKTTVYERHRHRYEVNPQYVEILEQNGLVFSGRSPDGILMEFLELSGHPFFVATQAHPEFKSRPMKPAPLFDGLIKAAKKKTR
- a CDS encoding NAD(P)H-hydrate dehydratase → MLNAKEIHVLDRNAEYFGVPTSQLMENAGKAVAEFIALKFKLDHKKILIFCGSGNNGGDGLVAARYLHEQHAKVSVFLAADEMKTDISQVNYTKVKQLGIRIYTLDDFNQVDDLIRDHELLVDALLGIGVEGILREPYSILVHKINSSHDKTIISVDVPTGFGTNLSVKPHFTITFHDMKEGMNHENSGYIHVSDIGIPLQAVQYVGPGDVSVYYPRPKKQSHKGENGVVLIIGGGPYTGAPALAGLACLRTGADLVYIATPQRSWSIVASFSPNLIVQDLSDEYLKEQDISKIKQFLPHCTAVLLGPGLGSKHETENAIYQLLKLCVAEQKPLVVDADAISVVGKHRDILKNTSTVVTPHAGEFQKLTGVELPVDVMTRVKIVDEWARTLGITVFLKGPIDILSNGFDHKQNIVHNEAMTVGGTGDVLAGIISCLLAKGVQPFHAVRIAAFLNGEAGNLAFKKKSYGLLATDIIDEIPEVLKKYL
- the gltA gene encoding NADPH-dependent glutamate synthase, with the translated sequence MNVRKTKHEMPEQTPQERIKNFKEVPYGYSKEIAVEEAKRCLQCKNKPCMNGCPVEIDIPGFIACIASGDFEKAAEIIKAKNNLPAISGRVCPYETQCEGECTLKKIGEPVGIGRLERFIADYEREKGVKIPQKQPLLGKKVAVVGAGPAGLTCAADLAKMGYTVTVFEALHAPGGVLMYGIPEFRLPKKIVEAEVDYITKLGVNIIYDVVVGKTITVDELLKEYDAVFIGTGAGLPNWLNIPGENLDGVYSANEFLTRVNLMKAYDFPTSDTPIKIGKKVATFGAGNVAMDCARTALRLGAEKSYVLYRRTEAEMPARAEEIHHAKEEGVIFMLLTNPVRFIGDEEGHLTEVEFIKMQLGEPDDSGRRRPIPIPGSEEKMKIDTALIAIGQSPNPLIPQTMKGLQIGKHGNIITDENGRTSIPGLFAGGDIATGAATVILAMGAGKKAARAIDQYIRSKSNKNIGVSEVLSD